The following are encoded in a window of Phragmites australis chromosome 22, lpPhrAust1.1, whole genome shotgun sequence genomic DNA:
- the LOC133905014 gene encoding pentatricopeptide repeat-containing protein At5g65560-like, protein MMRRLSPPPLTNATALRLSSSSAAAVVPLPAFLNPPQPDPSDIRAHNAVLIALSRDGRGPRLGRLLAAFATMLKRGAPPDRCTYNTLINAHCKAALVADAAAALARMREAGVAPDTFTCNSLMLGLCRAGVAVAAACGVFVQMPRRWGATHDAFSYTILIQGLCAEGRVDDARRVFDRMLRSWCRPGVHTYTVLVDGLCKDGRVGDAEALVGCMARKGLVPSVVTYNALIGGFCREGRFDDVFRLLKKMEVEGPAPDCWTYTQVIDGLCKRGEVDRAAEVLHEALGKSLAAGVGTYNALIDGYCKCGDVSAALDVMRLMERNGIKSDVQTFNEVINGFCCIGKVHRAMALFTQMIGAGLSPNIVTFNSLISGQCSAGEVKNGFQLLDLMEEYGVHPDRQTYAIFIDALCDDGRVEDANSLLSSLSVKGVRAHTVIYNSLIRGYCKVGNIDAAFALVDKMISEDCFPDVYTYNALIDGLCKHERLGEAIELLDKMKKQGVEPTTCTFNILIERLLCQKKPVDAAKMYEEMIASGCEADKWTYTLKISTNYFEGASKEDQGIATTKMHEAGVSPDVVTYNALIKAYSDSGLMKKAFTAHAEMLGVPLDPDCVTYSVLLKHICIKDDSEAVDDDKIWKTVDVSSLQELFEQMCKYDPNPGFSTYKAILKGLCNHCRPKEVEWLLQKMKESSIVLDEDMSDYLLNCYCNLKMYSDACKIFGIMTHCNHQPHLNSCCLLLSGLCDSGDHGMALSIFTDILGRGYNYDEIVWKLLDCLHEKGHAGTCLEMLSIMKDRKCFTSARTYASLVSMVGGS, encoded by the coding sequence ATGATGCGACGCCTCTCCCCGCCGCCGTTGACGAACGCCACCGCCCTCCGGCTCTCCAgttcctcggcggcggcggtggttcCTTTGCCGGCATTCCTGAATCCCCCGCAGCCCGATCCCTCCGACATCCGGGCGCACAACGCCGTCCTCATCGCGCTCTCCAGGGACGGGCGGGGCCCGCGCCTCGGGCGCCTCCTCGCTGCCTTCGCCACCATGCTCAAGCGCGGCGCGCCGCCCGATCGGTGCACCTACAACACGCTTATCAACGCGCACTGCAAGGCcgcgctcgtcgcggacgcggcggccgcgctGGCGCGGATGCGCGAGGCCGGGGTCGCGCCGGACACCTTCACCTGCAACTCCCTCATGCTCGGTCTCTGCAGGGCaggcgtcgccgtcgccgccgcgtgCGGGGTGTTCGTGCAGATGCCGCGGCGGTGGGGCGCTACCCACGACGCCTTCTCCTACACCATCCTGATCCAGGGGCTCTGCGCCGAGGGGCGCGTGGACGACGCGCGCAGGGTGTTCGACAGAATGTTGAGGAGCTGGTGCAGGCCAGGTGTGCACACGTACACCGTGCTGGTTGATGGGCTGTGCAAGGATGGGCGTGTTGGGGATGCTGAGGCGCTGGTGGGTTGTATGGCGCGGAAGGGTCTGGTGCCGAGTGTGGTGACCTACAATGCGTTGATTGGCGGGTTCTGTCGGGAGGGGAGGTTTGATGATGTGTTTAGGTTGCTGAAGAAAATGGAAGTGGAGGGTCCTGCGCCGGATTGTTGGACTTACACTCAGGTTATTGATGGCCTGTGCAAGCGTGGTGAGGTGGACCGGGCTGCTGAGGTGTTGCACGAAGCGCTTGGGAAGAGCTTGGCAGCAGGAGTTGGCACTTACAATGCATTGATCGACGGGTACTGCAAATGTGGTGATGTGAGCGCTGCTCTTGATGTTATGCGGTTGATGGAGAGGAATGGGATCAAGTCAGATGTCCAGACTTTTAATGAAGTGATCAATGGGTTCTGTTGCATTGGCAAGGTTCACAGGGCGATGGCCCTCTTCACCCAAATGATTGGGGCTGGTTTGTCACCGAATATTGTAACATTCAATTCGCTGATCTCTGGTCAGTGCAGCGCGGGTGAGGTGAAGAATGGTTTTCAGTTGCTTGACTTGATGGAGGAATATGGTGTTCATCCAGATCGACAAACTTATGCTATCTTTATAGATGCTCTTTGTGACGATGGTAGAGTGGAGGATGCTAATTCTCTgctttcttctctctctgtAAAAGGCGTCAGAGCACATACTGTCATATACAATTCTCTGATTCGTGGATATTGCAAAGTAGGAAATATTGATGCTGCTTTTGCACTGGTGGATAAGATGATTTCAGAGGATTGTTTTCCTGATGTTTACACCTACAATGCCCTTATTGATGGTCTATGCAAACATGAAAGATTGGGTGAGGCCATAGAATTGCTGGATAAGATGAAGAAACAGGGTGTAGAACCAACAACCTGTACGTTTAATATTCTCATTGAGCGGCTGCTTTGTCAGAAGAAACCCGTGGATGCTGCCAAGATGTACGAGGAAATGATCGCTTCAGGTTGCGAGGCTGACAAATGGACATACACACTGAAAATCAGCACAAACTATTTTGAAGGAGCAAGTAAGGAAGATCAAGGCATAGCAACTACTAAAATGCATGAAGCAGGGGTTTCTCCAGATGTGGTCACATATAACGCTCTCATAAAGGCGTACAGTGATTCTGGCCTGATGAAGAAGGCCTTCACTGCACATGCTGAGATGCTTGGTGTTCCGCTTGATCCAGATTGTGTAACATATTCTGTCTTGCTAAAGCATATTTGTATCAAGGATGACAGTGAGGCAGTTGATGATGACAAAATATGGAAGACAGTAGATGTGAGTAGTTTGCAGGAGCTTTTTGAACAGATGTGTAAATATGATCCCAACCCTGGTTTCAGCACATACAAGGCTATACTGAAGGGATTATGTAACCATTGCCGACCAAAGGAGGTGGAATGGCTGTTACAGAAAATGAAAGAAAGCAGTATTGTTCTGGATGAAGATATGTCTGATTATCTACTAAATTGTTATTGCAACTTAAAAATGTACAGCGATGCATGTAAAATTTTTGGAATCATGACCCATTGCAACCATCAGCCACACCTAAATTCCTGCTGCCTTCTTCTTTCTGGCCTTTGTGATAGTGGAGACCATGGGATGGCTTTATCCATTTTCACTGACATACTTGGCAGAGGGTACAACTATGATGAGATTGTGTGGAAACTCTTAGATTGTCTACATGAGAAGGGCCATGCTGGTACATGCTTGGAAATGCTGTCCATAATGAAGGACAGAAAATGTTTTACCAGCGCTAGGACATATGCCTCTTTAGTTAGTATGGTTGGAGGAAGCTGA
- the LOC133905015 gene encoding probable methyltransferase PMT26 produces the protein MAFAAAYGTNGTISQDTENVVTNSSTTTDEKKPEAAGGDAAEKAELLPSGQAELLNETASEVVQNGTFPTQAAESSEEKKARASKKKKKKNKDKGVAGETTTAEAAYNWKLCNVTAGADYIPCLDNEAAIKALKSNTHYEHRERHCPADAPTCLVPLPEGYRQPIPWPHSRDKIWYHNVPHTMLASYKGHQNWVKVSGEHLTFPGGGTQFKHGALHYIELMQEALPEIAWGRRSRVVLDVGCGVASFGGFLFDKDALTMSFAPKDEHEAQVQFALERGIPAVSAVMGTKRLPFPGNVFDVVHCARCRVPWHIEGGKLLLELNRLLRPGGLFVWSATPVYRKIPEDVEIWHAMAALTKSMCWKMLKKTSDTVDLTAMVIFKKPSSNDCYDTRTGPEPPLCEASDDQNAAWNITLQACMHRVPTDPAARGSRWPEQWPERLATTPYWLSSDQVGVYGKPASTDFAADQEHWRKVVENSYLTGMGIDWKNVRNVMDMRAVYGGFAAALRDTKVWVMNVVTIDSPDTLPIIYERGLFGMYHDWCQSFSTYPRSYDLVHADHLFSRLKSRCKLLPVIVEVDRILRPEGKLIVRDDKETVEEVQRIARSLHWEVRMTVSKQGEELLCVRKTTWRPMEVEAQS, from the exons ATGGCATTTGCAGCTGCTTATGGAACCAACGGCACGATCTCCCAAGACACCGAGAACGTCGTGACGAACAGTAGCACCACCACTGACGAAAAGAAACCTGAGGCCGCCGGTGGAGACGCGGCGGAGAAGGCCGAGCTGCTGCCGAgcgggcaggcggagctgctgAACGAGACGGCGTCGGAGGTAGTGCAAAACGGCACGTTCCCGACGCAGGCAGCGGAGTCGAGcgaggagaagaaggcgcgtgcaagcaagaagaagaagaagaagaacaaggacaagGGCGTCGCCGGCGAGACGACGACGGCAGAGGCGGCGTACAACTGGAAGCTCTGCAATGTGACTGCCGGCGCGGACTACATCCCGTGCCTGGACAACGAGGCGGCCATCAAAGCGCTCAAGAGCAACACGCACTACGAGCACCGGGAGCGGCACTGCCCCGCAGATGCGCCGACGTGTCTCGTGCCCTTGCCGGAGGGGTACCGGCAGCCGATCCCGTGGCCGCACAGCCGCGACAAGATCTGGTACCACAACGTGCCGCACACGATGCTGGCGTCGTACAAGGGGCACCAGAACTGGGTGAAGGTCTCCGGCGAGCACCTGACGTTCCCCGGCGGCGGCACACAGTTCAAGCACGGCGCGCTGCACTACATCGAGCTGATGCAAGAGGCGCTCCCGGAGATCGCGTGGGGGCGGCGCAGCCGCGTGGTGCTCGACGTCGGCTGCGGCGTCGCCAGCTTCGGCGGCTTCCTGTTTGACAAGGACGCGCTGACCATGTCGTTTGCGCCCAAGGACGAGCACGAGGCGCAGGTGCAGTTCGCTCTCGAGCGCGGCATCCCGGCTGTCTCTGCCGTCATGGGCACTAAACGGCTCCCCTTCCCCGGCAACGTCTTCGACGTCGTCCACTGCGCGCGGTGCCGCGTCCCTTGGCACATCGAGGGCGGCAAACTGCTGCTCGAGCTGAACCGCCTACTCCGCCCCGGCGGCCTCTTTGTGTGGTCCGCAACGCCCGTCTACCGGAAGATCCCGGAGGACGTCGAGATCTGGCACG CGATGGCCGCGCTCACCAAGTCCATGTGCTGGAAGATGTTGAAGAAGACGAGCGACACTGTGGACCTGACCGCCATGGTCATCTTCAAGAAGCCGTCGAGCAACGACTGCTACGACACGAGGACGGGCCCGGAGCCGCCGCTGTGCGAGGCCTCCGACGATCAAAACGCGGCGTGGAACATCACGCTGCAGGCGTGCATGCACCGGGTGCCCACCGACCCGGCAGCCCGCGGCTCGCGGTGGCCGGAGCAGTGGCCGGAGCGGCTGGCGACAACGCCGTATTGGCTGAGCAGCGACCAGGTGGGCGTCTACGGCAAGCCCGCGTCAACCGACTTCGCGGCGGATCAGGAGCACTGGAGGAAGGTCGTGGAGAACTCGTACCTTACCGGCATGGGCATCGACTGGAAAAACGTCAGGAACGTCATGGACATGAGAGCCGTCTACGGAGG GTTCGCCGCGGCGCTGCGGGACACGAAGGTGTGGGTGATGAACGTGGTGACGATCGACTCGCCGGACACGCTGCCGATCATCTACGAGCGCGGGCTGTTCGGGATGTACCACGACTGGTGCCAGTCCTTCAGCACCTACCCCAGGTCGTACGACCTTGTCCACGCAGACCACCTCTTCTCCAGGCTGAAGAGCAG GTGCAAGCTGCTGCCGGTGATCGTCGAGGTGGACCGGATCCTGAGGCCAGAGGGCAAGCTGATTGTCCGCGACGACAAGGAGACGGTCGAGGAGGTTCAGCGTATAGCGAGATCTTTGCATTGGGAGGTCAGGATGACCGTGTCCAAGCAAGGGGAGGAGCTGCTCTGCGTCAGGAAGACGACGTGGCGGCCCATGGAAGTCGAGGCACAGAGCTAG